The DNA window GCGAAGAAAAGATTGGAGATTATTTCAGTCAAAGGGATACGATTGATTTTTACATAGACTATGAAAAGAAATATCAGAAAAATGTCGAAAGTATTAAAAGCCATGACAAATCGGAGCTTTTCACTATTGCCGGAAGGCATTTTTACACAACAGGCATTAATCCTGTGCCTGGAATGGAATTGAAGCTTGTAAGGGAACCCTACAATGAATTCGACCGTGATGCCATTGCGGTATTTGTTGATGATGAAAAGATAGGCTATGTTGCAAACAGTGACTATACGAAATATTATCTGACATCATCTGCGTCCGAAATCAAGGACAGGATTCATGGTGTGGCTTCGGCTGAATATGTGCTGTATCTCGAAAGATATGCAGATATACAGTTTGCCATTGGAAGGCTGGTTGGATGAATACCAATAATTTTTATATGCTTTTAAACAAATCTCTAAACAGTGAAGTATTTATTAGACTTTCGAAGAGGTCTTTTTTATGAAATGTCCAAATTGTAATACAATAAATCCAGACAATGCCCAATTCTGCAGAAACTGTGGCATGAATTTGAATGAAACTGATATTCCCGAAGAGGAAATAGTGCATGTTCCTACAGTCGAAACCGATGATGACTATCAGAAAGCCAATACGGATTCCGGAAATGATGGAAGACTATCGGACTGGACATCCTGCTG is part of the uncultured Methanobrevibacter sp. genome and encodes:
- a CDS encoding zinc-ribbon domain-containing protein; this translates as MKCPNCNTINPDNAQFCRNCGMNLNETDIPEEEIVHVPTVETDDDYQKANTDSGNDGRLSDWTSCCICLVVIFIAFAIFSFH